agaagaaaaccgGTAGATATGAAAGAACAGAGGGAGTTTGATGCGACAGTTCAGTAAACAAAACAATGGCTGcttttcttatttttttttttcctttggtACAGTCTGACAAGGAGAGCTGCAGGATTTCAATCCAATCCTCCTGTTGCAGATAGAACGATATAGTGATCAACATAACGTCAGAAGCAGATCGCTGACCCTACGAGTACTTGGAAGCATTATTCATGGCTTCCGCTTCCTTGCCCATTCTGGCCATCCAGCGATCAACTAGTTCTTGGTTCTCGCGCTGCAGCCGATTTGATTGTTCCTCAGCCATATTAAGCTGCAAGTTTAGCGTCGCCAGTTCATCTTGGAAGTCCTGTCATCTAGTCAGCAGCAAACATGGTCTCTCAGAACTCGCAAACGTACATCCAGTAATTTGGCCTTGCCCCTCAGCTCCTCATCTCTATCCTTCAGGCGTAACTGTAAGTGCGTCCTCTCGCCTTCTAGCGCGTTAATCCGCTTTCCATCCTGGGCACTCCGTTTTCGAAGTTTTTCCAAATCAGCGCTTATACGAGCCAGCCGGTCCTGCAGCTCAGCACGGGAGCGTTGCGCCTCAATCAGATCCGCCCTCGTCGCAGCTAACGCATCCTGCATAGAAGAGTCTGGGCGCCCGGATGGATGTCCTGCAGGCTTGCCTGCTGGAGATGTGGCACGTGTATGTTGTTGGGCGTCTGCAGAAGTGGGGACAGCTTTCGCCGTACGATCCGCAAGTTGCGTATCTGGTGGATCGTTGATGAGTTGTCAGAGCGAGATTTTGGTTAAAGGCGAAATTTGTCTGACGTACAGGCATTGTACAAACCAACATTGGTCTTCTCCCGCCTATCTCGTGCCGTTAGAGCGGCGGAGTATTCCTCTCGCCAGTGGGCCATTTGATCGTCGGAGATGATAAGGACTGCGGACGTCTAGAGTGGAGAGGTGACGGTGTCTGCCTTTGGCTTATGGGTGCATGGTCAATATTAGAAGGGGGGAGAGCACTATCAAATGAGCACACcagagggaagagagatgACAACAAAACCGACTATAAATCCGACTATCACAATACAGCAAAGCGATGATAGACTCATGATAATCGGTTGCATTAATCTCCACACCGCCCGCTCCACCGCCCCGACCGGCTGCATCATCGATGAGCCTCCCCGACGCCGAAACAACTACCTTCAGTCCATTTCGACACTACCAGGAGTAGTCCCTCTTCGAGTGCTTTCTCTTCGTTATTTCTCTTGGGAGAATACTGTGACTTTTGTttctcattatcatcatAACGATTGCCTTCTCCCACTTCTCGCCCGCCTACACACCAGTCTTCCCCACCCGCCTACCGCCATGTCGTCACGGAAGAAGGTCTTATTGAAGGTACGGCTGATACGGGCGGCGTAGCCATATGGACGTATCAGTATAACTGACATAAATGCTGTATTCACTAGGTGATTATCCTCGGCGACAGTGGTGTCGGTAAAACGAGTTTGATGAACCAATATGTGCGTGATATCCACCATCCGACAGCATCGAGGGCCCGATCCATCCGGCTAACCACGTATCTACGTCCTGCAGGTCAACAAGAAATTCAGTGCCAGCTACAAGGCGACAATTGGAGCCGATTTCCTGACAAAGGAGGTTCTGGTGGATGACAGACTGGTTACGATGCAGGCAGGTTCCCTGACCGACCGACCGGAAAAGGAAATGCGATCGCTAACATCGGTCTCGAATAGATCTGGGATACTGCAGGTCAAGA
This region of Aspergillus chevalieri M1 DNA, chromosome 4, nearly complete sequence genomic DNA includes:
- the ATG16 gene encoding ATG16 family protein (COG:U;~EggNog:ENOG410PR3K;~InterPro:IPR013923;~PFAM:PF08614), translated to MAHWREEYSAALTARDRREKTNVGLYNAYTQLADRTAKAVPTSADAQQHTRATSPAGKPAGHPSGRPDSSMQDALAATRADLIEAQRSRAELQDRLARISADLEKLRKRSAQDGKRINALEGERTHLQLRLKDRDEELRGKAKLLDDFQDELATLNLQLNMAEEQSNRLQRENQELVDRWMARMGKEAEAMNNASKYS